In Mesorhizobium sp. J428, the genomic window CGGCATGGTGTTCCAGTCCTACGCGCTCTACCCGCAGATGACGGTGGAGGGAAATCTCTCCTTCGGCTTGAAGAACGCGCGCCTGCCGAAGGACGAGATCGCCAAGCGGATCGCCCGCGCGGCCGAGATCCTGCAGATCGAGCCGCTGCTGCAGCGCAAGCCGGCCGCACTCTCCGGCGGCCAGCGCCAGCGCGTCGCGATCGGCCGCGCGCTGGTGCGCGACGTCGACGTCTTCCTGTTCGACGAACCGCTGTCCAACCTCGACGCCAAACTGCGCGCCGAGCTGCGGGTCGAGATCAAGCGGCTACACCAGCAGCTCGCCAACACGATGATCTACGTCACCCACGACCAGATCGAGGCCATGACGCTGGCCGACCGGATCGCGGTGATGCGCGGCGGCCTGATCCAGCAGTTCGCTTCGCCGAAGGAGATCTACAATCGCCCGGTCAACCGCTTCGTCGCCGGCTTCATCGGCTCGCCGGGCATGAACTTCCTCGAGGGAGAGGTTGCCGACGGGAACTTCGTCGCGGACGGCGTGCATATCCCGCTTGCACGCTACGAGGCCGCCGCGCAGCCTGCGCAGGGCGCAAAAGTGGCGTTCGGCATAAGGCCGGAGCATGTCGCGCTGAACAGCGGCGCCGATTGGCCCTTTGCGCAGAAGGTGAAGGTGGACGTGGTCGAGCCGATGGGCTCCGACGCGCTGGTCTGGACGAAGCTCGGCCGGCAGAACCTCGCCGTGCGCGTGCCGGCGGAACGGACGCCCGCCACCGGCGACACGGTCGAGATCGGCTTCGACCCGATGCGCGCCTCCCTCTTCGACGCCGCCGAGGGGCGGCGGGTCTGACGACATCACAGGACAAACGCAGGACATTCACATGAACTGGTCTTTCCAGCTTTACAGCGCCCGTAACTTCAAGCCCTGGAGCGACGTGCTGAAGCTCGTCTCCGGGCTGGGCTACAAGGAGGTCGAGGGTTTCGGCGGGGTCTATGACGACCCGAAGGCCTTTCGCGCCGACATGGACCGCAATGGTCTCGCGATGCCGTCCGGCCATTTCTCGATCGACGCGCTGGAGGGCGATTTCGACGGCGTGCGGCGCATCGCCGACACGCTTGGCGTGACGCTGATCGTCTGTCCCTACCTGATGCCCGACAAACGCCCGGCCGACACCGCCGGCTGGAAGGCCTTCGGCGAGCGGCTCGCTGCCGTCGGCGACAAGGCGAAGAAGGCCGGATACGGTTTTGCCTGGCACAACCACGACTTTGAATTCAAGGCGCTGCCCGACGGCTCGCTGCCGCAGAAGCTGACCCTCGACGCCGCTCCCTCGATCGGACTGGAACTCGACGTCGCCTGGGTCGACGCGGCGGCGCCGATCCGGCGACGTGGATCGCCGATTACGCCGACCGTATCCTCGCCGTCCACGTGAAGGACATTGCGCCGGCCGGGCAGAACGCGAACGAGGACGGCTGGGCCGATGTCGGCCACGGCACCATCGCGTGGAAGCCGCTGATGGCCGCGCTGCGCACGAAGACGCCGGCGAAAGTCTACGTAATGGAACACGACAACCCGTCCGACCTCGAACGCTTTGCGAAGCGGTCGATCGAAGCGGTAAAGTCATACTGAGAGATCGCGGACATGGTTGCGAAGAAGAAACTGCGCGTCGGCGTCGTCGGCTGCGGCAACATCTCGACCGCCTATTTCCGCCTGGCGCCGCTGTTCAAGGGCGTGCGCATGGTCGCCTGCGCCGACCTGAAGCCGGAGCTCGCCGAGACGCAGGCCAAGGCCTTCGGCCTGCGCGCCATGACGGTCGACGGACTGCTTGCCGACAAGGACATCGATATCGTCGTGAACCTGACTGTGCCGGCGGCGCACTATCCCATCTCCAAGGCGGCGCTCGACGCCGGCAAGCATGTCTATTCCGAAAAGCCCTTCGTGCTGTCGCTGAAGGAAGGGCTCGACCTGAAGAAGCGGGCGGAGAAGAAGGGCCTCCGCATCGGCTCGGCGCCGGACACCTTCCTCGGCGGCGCGCACCAGCAGGCCCGCGCGCTGGTCGATGCCGGCAAGATCGGCAAGGTCACGTCGGGCGTCTGCCACGTGATGAACCACGGCATGGAGCACTGGCACCCGAATCCCGACTTCTTCTATGCACCGGGCGGCGGACCGATCCTCGATCTGGGGCCGTACTACGTCTCCAGCCTCGTGCAGTTGATAGGGCCGGTGGCCAAGGTCGCCGCGGTGACCTCGATCCCGCAGGCCAGGCGCACGATCTCGAACGGGCCGCGCACCGGCGAAAGCGTGCCGGTCGGCACACCGACGACGATCCACGCGCTGCTGCATTTCGCCAACGGCGCGGTGGTGACCCTCAACGCCTCATGGGACGTGTGGTCCCACGGGCATGCGCCGATCGAGCTCTACGGCGAGGAAGGGACGATGCTGGTGCCCGATCCGAACTTCTTCGGCGGCACGGTGGGTCTCACGCGCCAGGACAAGCCGGTGAAGAAGCTGCCGGCCTGGAACCATCCGCTCGGCGTGCCCAACCAGCAGTCGCCGCGCGGCCCGCTGGCGAACTACCGCACGATCGGGCTCGCCGACATGGCGCTGGGCATACTGGAAGACCGGCCGCACCGCTGTTCGCTCGACTTTGCGCTGCACGCGATCGACATCATGACCGCGATCCTGCAATCGGGCGAGACGGGCAAATTCGTCACGCTGACGACCAACTGCGAACGGCCGGCCGCGCTTGACCCGGCCACGGCGCGCAGGATGATGGCCTGAGCCGCAGACAATTCGGGCGGCCCCTCCGTCGAGGGCCGCCCTGCAAGGCATCAGCGATCAACAGACGTCCGGGCCGGGCCGGACGCACCGCGAAGCAGCGTTCAGTGCTTCTTGGCCTGCTCGGTCTCGCGGATGGCTTCGTCGTGATACCAGCCGTTTACGTCCATGACAGGCGCCTGAAGCGCAGGCGCGGGCTGCTCGCGACGCGCGAGATAGCCGGCGCGACCGCCGACGGGAAACTGGATGATGGTGGCGCTTTGGCCGCTCTGGTTGTTGGTCATCATGTCTACTCCGCTGATGCCGAACATCAGTATAACCCAGATGGGTGCTGCACTCAATTTAATCAAGATGCCTTTTTTGTAGTCATTTTTTGAGCACCCGTCGCAGCGAAGCGCTTTCTGCATCCTAATGCGGCAATTGGTATCGGGTTCCGGCTCCTAATGCCTGCCGTTGTCGAAACCGCAGGCAAACGCGGAAAATGCTGCATTTTTCGCCGGTTGCGCGAAGGCTGCTCTGATTCGGCCTTTCGCCGAGAGCGAGGTGCCCTTTCGTAAGCGAAATGTTAACCGCAACTGGCACGCCTGTTGCATTGCGTCATTCGGCATGCGCACGGCGAAACGGCTGCGCGCTTCACAGTCCGACGTAACTTCGTAAGAGAGGCGAAATGACCAAGTACAAGTTGGAGTATATCTGGCTCGACGGCTATACCCCTGTTCCGAACCTCCGCGGAAAGACGCAGATCAAGGAATTCGACACCTTCCCGTCGCTCGATGAACTGCCTCTGTGGGGCTTCGACGGTTCTTCGACGATGCAGGCCGAG contains:
- a CDS encoding Gfo/Idh/MocA family protein: MVAKKKLRVGVVGCGNISTAYFRLAPLFKGVRMVACADLKPELAETQAKAFGLRAMTVDGLLADKDIDIVVNLTVPAAHYPISKAALDAGKHVYSEKPFVLSLKEGLDLKKRAEKKGLRIGSAPDTFLGGAHQQARALVDAGKIGKVTSGVCHVMNHGMEHWHPNPDFFYAPGGGPILDLGPYYVSSLVQLIGPVAKVAAVTSIPQARRTISNGPRTGESVPVGTPTTIHALLHFANGAVVTLNASWDVWSHGHAPIELYGEEGTMLVPDPNFFGGTVGLTRQDKPVKKLPAWNHPLGVPNQQSPRGPLANYRTIGLADMALGILEDRPHRCSLDFALHAIDIMTAILQSGETGKFVTLTTNCERPAALDPATARRMMA
- a CDS encoding ABC transporter ATP-binding protein — translated: MTSVLVKDVSLAFGAVEVLKQLNLDVQQGEFIVLLGPSGCGKSTLLNCIAGLLDVSAGQIFINGKNVTWEEPKDRGIGMVFQSYALYPQMTVEGNLSFGLKNARLPKDEIAKRIARAAEILQIEPLLQRKPAALSGGQRQRVAIGRALVRDVDVFLFDEPLSNLDAKLRAELRVEIKRLHQQLANTMIYVTHDQIEAMTLADRIAVMRGGLIQQFASPKEIYNRPVNRFVAGFIGSPGMNFLEGEVADGNFVADGVHIPLARYEAAAQPAQGAKVAFGIRPEHVALNSGADWPFAQKVKVDVVEPMGSDALVWTKLGRQNLAVRVPAERTPATGDTVEIGFDPMRASLFDAAEGRRV
- a CDS encoding DUF2735 domain-containing protein, giving the protein MFGISGVDMMTNNQSGQSATIIQFPVGGRAGYLARREQPAPALQAPVMDVNGWYHDEAIRETEQAKKH